In Candidatus Moanabacter tarae, the genomic stretch CGTAGCCCATTTCTTTTGCTTTCGGAGCTAACTCCTCAATAGAAAGATCCGCCCACTGGCCGGTAAATAGAGTAACAGGTCTTGACATTGTTGTAATCGACAAATCTAGCTTGCTGAAGTACTTCTGCAATGTTTATTCGTAGAAACCTAATCTGATTTCACCGTGGTCTCAGAATGTTGAAGTGAAGTGCAATGGACAGATTGCTATTTTCACAAAATAGAGGCTTCGAATCCTCTTATATTCCATACAAAAGGGATAACCCGAGTGGAGAAACCAAGTTTATTCGACTGAGATTTATCACAATGAAGCTGAATATCGGAAAGGGCATATGGACATAGAGACCATTACCCTTAATTCTCAATTTCCCGATTCCCCTACTTAACCCACTTATGCCCGAACTAGCTGAAGTTGAGTACTATAGGAAGGTGTGGGATCCTGGGCTGGGGCGCCGGGTTAAGGAGGTGATTTTTAGACCGCATGTCCGGTGTTTCCGGGAGTGCGATGTTAAAAATCTCCGGCGTAGCCTTTTGGGTCGGACTCTAAAGAGTTCGGAGAGCCACGGCAAACGCATGCTCTTTCGATTTTCACGTGATATGTGGCTCGGAGTACATCTAGGGATGACGGGTAAACTGCACTTAGAATCCGATAGATATTTGCCGGATAAGCATGCCCACTTCGTCATCGTCCAGACGAAACAGAAGCTAGTCTTTTCAGATTTTCGACAATTTGGAAAGATCCTTTTATCGATCGGTAGAAAGGCTCCGGAATGGTGGAGTAATCTTCCTCCAGCTCTGGTCTCAGACGGGTTCACTCGCGATCTTTTACGGGACTTTCTTAAGCAGCACGGTCGGTCCCCAATTAAATCAGTCCTTCTCCTTCAAGAGCGCTTTCCAGGAATTGGGAACTGGATGGCAGATGAGATTCTCTGGCGGGCGCGGATTCGTCCTGACTGTATGGCGGCTAGAATTAATGGAGTCAAACTCTCGCATCTCCATTCATCTATCGGGCGAGTGTGTCGAGAAGCTCTCGATGTCGTAGCAACCGACTGGAAAGACCCTCCGGATTCGTGGCTTTTTAACCATCGATGGAAGGATGGAGGCCGTTGTCCAAAAACTGGGAGACCTTTGCAGCGCCGAAAAATAAGAGGACGTACTACCTGCTGGAGCCCGGCCTGGCAGAGGTGGCCCATATCCCGGTCAGGTTGAGCATTTGGCAACTCTAATTTTGTTTTCCAACCTGTGTCTTAAGAACAACGAACGAATCAATCAGTTTTCTTGCCACTAACAGTTGTTGATTTTGATTATTTCTATGTGTTTTTAGAATCCTATTTAGTTTGCAGCTCCTGTGCTCGAAATTGTTAATCCTAGTACTAAAGTTTGGCGTTGGCAGGGAGTCTCGGAGTTTTATTCTAATTTTCTGACAAATCCAATAATCGATAGTGTCACAATTTTCTACAGCACCATTTGATTCCGTCGAAGAAGCGGTAAATGAAATCGCGAAGGGTAACCTTGTGATCGTGACAGATGACAAGAATCGCGAAAATGAGGGTGATATTGTAATGGCCGCGTCAGAGGCGACCCCCGAAAAGGTCAATATGATGATTCAGCACGCTCGGGGTTTAGTTTGTGTTCCGACCCAGGGACACCAGCTGAGAATGCTTGGCCTGAATCCTATGGTGCAGGAAAACCTAGAGGTACATAGTACCGACTTTACTGTTTCAGTGGACGCGGCAGACGGAATCACAACAGGAATCAGCGCCTATGATCGAGCGGTGACGATTCGGCTTCTGGCAGATTCAAAGACTACTCCAGAGATGCTTGTTCGACCTGGGCATGTGTTCCCACTGAGGGCGAGATCCGGAGGAGTCCTCGAGCGGGCTGGGCACACAGAGGCGATCGTAGATCTAGCTTCCCTGGCGGGTCTCCCTCCGGCAGGTGTAATCTGTGAAATCCTCAATGAAGACGGGAGCTGTGCTCGGTTGCCGCAGCTGGTTGATTTCAAGCAGAGATTCGGGTTGAAGATGATTTCAATCGCCGATTTAATTATTTTTCGGCATCAGAGAGAGAGGCTTGTAGAGGAGGTGGCAAATCAGCCATTCTTATCTGACTTTGGTGAGTTTCAGTTGAGGATCTTTCGAAATGTAATCGATGGTGCGATGTACTATGCTTTGGTGAAGGGAGAAGTCGATGAGGAGCCGACGTTAGTGAGGGTGCAGGCCGAAAATCTCCTCAGCGACTTATTTAGAGAAAGTGGTCGAAACGGCGGTCGTGATCTGATTCTTT encodes the following:
- the ribBA gene encoding Riboflavin biosynthesis protein RibBA, whose product is MSQFSTAPFDSVEEAVNEIAKGNLVIVTDDKNRENEGDIVMAASEATPEKVNMMIQHARGLVCVPTQGHQLRMLGLNPMVQENLEVHSTDFTVSVDAADGITTGISAYDRAVTIRLLADSKTTPEMLVRPGHVFPLRARSGGVLERAGHTEAIVDLASLAGLPPAGVICEILNEDGSCARLPQLVDFKQRFGLKMISIADLIIFRHQRERLVEEVANQPFLSDFGEFQLRIFRNVIDGAMYYALVKGEVDEEPTLVRVQAENLLSDLFRESGRNGGRDLILSLDRIEEEGCGVVLYLEKPNGGLSFDRGVEEGVKSLNTTPFDFRDYGMGAQILAELGLKKIRLLSNTTRKIVALEGYGLEIVENVSLEDRGNKSKDIAGLGRVRDFS
- the mutM gene encoding Formamidopyrimidine-DNA glycosylase: MPELAEVEYYRKVWDPGLGRRVKEVIFRPHVRCFRECDVKNLRRSLLGRTLKSSESHGKRMLFRFSRDMWLGVHLGMTGKLHLESDRYLPDKHAHFVIVQTKQKLVFSDFRQFGKILLSIGRKAPEWWSNLPPALVSDGFTRDLLRDFLKQHGRSPIKSVLLLQERFPGIGNWMADEILWRARIRPDCMAARINGVKLSHLHSSIGRVCREALDVVATDWKDPPDSWLFNHRWKDGGRCPKTGRPLQRRKIRGRTTCWSPAWQRWPISRSG